The Doryrhamphus excisus isolate RoL2022-K1 chromosome 22, RoL_Dexc_1.0, whole genome shotgun sequence genome segment AGGCAGGAGGTTCCAGGCGGTGTGGAAGGCTCCGGTTGTCTGTGGGTGGTGCgtgaggaggaagatgatgaagatgatgaattACAGTTGCCAGTGCACACCCCGGAGCTTGACCTTTCCCCTCTCTTGGCACGGTAGGACGCTCTGCGCCTGAGCTCGCTCACAAGCTCGTATTTGACAAAGCAGAAGACATCTTTGACCCCGCAACGTTTTTCAGGCTCAGCAGCGAGGAGCCTCTGGAACATGCGTAGGGCGTCATCAGTGAAGCGGCGCCACTGTGACGGATACGTTCCCACGGGGCATCCTGCTTTCTGCCAGCGTCGGAACTCCTCATAGAACGCATCAGCCGGGAGCGCCGCCTCCCAGGGGAAATTACCTGTGAGCATGCAGAAGACCAGCACGCCAAACGCCCACACATCCAGGCTGGTGGTCACTAGGAAGCCCTCCGTGCGACTGGCGCGACACACCTCGGGGGCTGTGTAGGGGATGGTGCCGCTCACCCTTTTTACGCGGGAGCCCACTCGGCGGGTCATACCGAAGTCGGCCAGCTTAATGCGGCGACACTCGCGGTCGAACAGCAGCACGTTTTCTGGTTTGACGTCACGGTGCACCAAGTTTTTACTGTGCATGAAATCCAGAGCCAAGCCAAGTTGTTGCATGCAGCGTTTCACCATTTCCTCTGGAAGGCCCACCTGCCAG includes the following:
- the sbk1 gene encoding serine/threonine-protein kinase SBK1; the protein is MQDHGGERQVASSLPHGVKASLSLSPTGPGRVGSGGSSPTSKMAPCTGGVPVEDMQALAITSLSAADVAKQFEHIRELGKGTYGKVDLVSHRTQGTKMALKFVTKNKTKLKSFLREFSLTGSLSSSPFIIKVLDVLFETEDSYVFGQEYAPAGDLFDIIPPQVGLPEEMVKRCMQQLGLALDFMHSKNLVHRDVKPENVLLFDRECRRIKLADFGMTRRVGSRVKRVSGTIPYTAPEVCRASRTEGFLVTTSLDVWAFGVLVFCMLTGNFPWEAALPADAFYEEFRRWQKAGCPVGTYPSQWRRFTDDALRMFQRLLAAEPEKRCGVKDVFCFVKYELVSELRRRASYRAKRGERSSSGVCTGNCNSSSSSSSSSRTTHRQPEPSTPPGTSCLRPAPLKRSVLSDPLSPREESGQHQSPGRDKNKSQMVMATAIEICV